In the Sandaracinus amylolyticus genome, TCAGGTCGGCGCGCTCGCGCGCGCGGTGTCGGTGGTGCGGCGCTTGGCGAGCATCGCGAGCAACGCGCGCGCGGCGTCGGCGGACGAGGCCGGGTTCTGCCCGGTGATCAGGTTCGCGTCGACGCGCACGTAGGGCTTCCACAGCGGGCCCTTCGAGAAGCGCGCGCCCTTCTCCTTCAGCGCGTCTTCGAGGAGGAACGGCACGACGTCGGTGAGCCCGACCGCCGCCTCCTCTTCGTTGGTGAAGCCGGTGACGTCGCGACCGCGCACCAGCGGCGATCCATCGGGGGCACGCGCGTCACGCAGCGCGCCCGGTGCGTGACACACGGCGGCGAGCGGCTTGCCCGAGGCGAACGTCTTCTCGATCAGCTCGATCGACGCGGGGTCCTTCACGAGATCCCACATCGGCCCGTGCCCGCCCGGATAGAACACCGCGTCGTAGTCGGACGCCGAGACGGTCGCGAGCTTCTTCGTCGTCGCGAGCGCGCGCTGCGCG is a window encoding:
- a CDS encoding type 1 glutamine amidotransferase domain-containing protein; the protein is MRILMVLTSHATLGNTGKRTGFWLEELAAPYYVFRDAGATIDLASPQGGEPPLDPKSDAPDAQTEHTRRFRNDAAAQRALATTKKLATVSASDYDAVFYPGGHGPMWDLVKDPASIELIEKTFASGKPLAAVCHAPGALRDARAPDGSPLVRGRDVTGFTNEEEAAVGLTDVVPFLLEDALKEKGARFSKGPLWKPYVRVDANLITGQNPASSADAARALLAMLAKRRTTDTARASAPT